A single Crateriforma conspicua DNA region contains:
- a CDS encoding MerC domain-containing protein gives MSSELFVIDAAPAGEAESVAKSVWSGWSDWAGMVASVGCAIHCAAMPFVIAYLPALGLSFLADEAFHQWMAVGCFAIALTAFVPGLRKHGRLTPVMIGSVGLVMISVAAFGFAGECCAACENTTAASTVAPTDPASGVNAAASSDDCTEACCPHCAADESSTGESDSVEGNSVTDTTQQTPPSSSSQLVATLVPWMTPLGGIVLVSAHLLNRRFGCSCGCCEDETAAVTA, from the coding sequence GTGAGTAGTGAGCTGTTTGTGATTGATGCGGCGCCCGCAGGCGAGGCTGAATCGGTTGCGAAATCCGTGTGGTCCGGTTGGAGCGACTGGGCCGGGATGGTTGCGTCGGTGGGGTGCGCGATTCACTGTGCCGCGATGCCGTTTGTGATTGCCTACCTGCCCGCACTGGGGCTTAGCTTCTTGGCCGATGAAGCGTTCCACCAATGGATGGCCGTCGGTTGTTTCGCGATTGCGTTGACCGCATTCGTTCCAGGTTTGCGGAAGCACGGCCGATTGACGCCGGTGATGATCGGCAGCGTCGGATTGGTGATGATTTCGGTTGCCGCATTCGGATTCGCCGGCGAATGCTGTGCGGCGTGCGAAAACACGACAGCCGCATCGACAGTGGCCCCGACGGATCCGGCGTCCGGGGTCAACGCCGCCGCTTCGTCGGACGATTGCACCGAAGCTTGCTGTCCACACTGCGCTGCGGATGAAAGTTCGACAGGCGAAAGCGACAGCGTCGAAGGCAACTCAGTCACCGACACCACCCAGCAAACGCCTCCATCATCGTCTAGCCAGTTGGTTGCCACGTTGGTTCCCTGGATGACGCCGCTGGGCGGTATCGTTCTGGTGTCGGCGCATTTGCTGAATCGACGTTTCGGCTGCTCGTGCGGTTGCTGCGAAGACGAAACCGCAGCGGTGACCGCATGA
- a CDS encoding cytochrome c peroxidase: MSLRQSIGLAEIQKERWSASIGRSSPICWIGIAVVMLMLVFADPNLRADDLLARAQSHFDIVPAPDAALVSSAKAELGRALFWDTRISVGGQVSCGSCHLPGSGGADPRRFSKRAKGDLTKRNSQTVFNAMFQDELRWLADRPSLQVQASGSLTGSLGHDDKESAEARLVELGYALRLKKVFGDGDDGSPIDQFGRAVAGYEKTLTTPADFDRYLSGDENALKTTQHKGLQLFMDIGCVDCHSGRLLGGQLMSVFGVFGDYWTATGSTNVDEGLHAKTKQPADRYRFRVPMLRNITATGPYFHDGSVGDLSQAVRVMAKVQLDRTLTDAECDAIVQFLDSLTGKVPRNFSPPDGE, from the coding sequence ATGTCATTGCGACAATCGATCGGTTTGGCTGAAATCCAAAAAGAGCGGTGGTCTGCGTCGATCGGTCGATCGTCGCCGATCTGCTGGATCGGTATCGCGGTCGTCATGCTGATGTTGGTTTTCGCCGATCCGAATCTTCGTGCGGACGATCTCTTGGCCCGGGCACAGTCACACTTTGACATCGTGCCGGCGCCGGATGCGGCGCTTGTTTCGTCCGCAAAGGCTGAACTGGGCCGCGCGTTGTTTTGGGACACGCGAATTTCGGTGGGCGGTCAGGTGTCCTGTGGCAGTTGTCATTTGCCCGGAAGTGGTGGCGCCGATCCACGCCGTTTTTCCAAGCGAGCCAAGGGGGACCTGACCAAGCGAAATTCACAGACGGTGTTCAACGCGATGTTTCAAGATGAACTTCGCTGGCTTGCCGATCGGCCGTCGTTGCAGGTCCAAGCCAGCGGGTCGTTGACCGGATCACTGGGGCATGACGACAAAGAATCAGCCGAAGCACGACTGGTCGAACTTGGATATGCGTTGCGGCTGAAGAAAGTGTTTGGCGATGGCGACGATGGTTCGCCAATCGATCAGTTCGGGCGAGCCGTTGCGGGGTATGAGAAAACACTGACCACACCGGCAGATTTTGATCGCTATCTGTCGGGGGATGAAAACGCGTTGAAGACGACACAACACAAAGGCTTGCAACTGTTCATGGATATCGGGTGTGTGGATTGTCATTCCGGGCGTTTGTTGGGAGGCCAGCTGATGTCGGTGTTCGGTGTGTTCGGCGACTACTGGACGGCAACCGGATCGACGAACGTTGACGAAGGCCTGCATGCGAAAACCAAACAGCCAGCAGACCGATATCGTTTTCGTGTTCCGATGTTGCGGAACATCACGGCCACTGGCCCATACTTTCATGACGGATCGGTTGGTGACTTGTCGCAAGCGGTGCGGGTGATGGCCAAGGTTCAGTTGGATCGAACATTGACGGATGCGGAATGCGATGCGATCGTCCAGTTTCTAGATTCTTTGACGGGGAAGGTTCCCCGGAACTTTTCGCCACCGGATGGTGAATGA
- a CDS encoding NAD(P)/FAD-dependent oxidoreductase, with translation MIKAFAETQDAGQHTLDVVVVGGGAAGIGVAVALMHAGVKNFAVLERDTVGASFAAWPAETRFITPSFPTNSIGMLDLNSIAVGVSPAFSLEVEHPTGEEYASHLRGVAQFFELPVREQTDVLRVTKVGEDFRVDTPTETLRAKHVIWAAGEFQYPRLNGFPGSEFCRHTATIPSYEDLDGDDFIVIGGYESGVDAAYHLACCDKRVRLFDKACPWKDESSDPSIALSTYSLERMREDWFEQFVELFPHTPIASVKKYEDGFEVKALDGRWFPTSTPPLLAGGFEGSHQLVADLFKQRDDGFPKLNENDESTVTPGLFLCGPAVRHDNHVFCFIYKYRQRFAVVAKAIATSLGLPAEELESYRKWGMYLDDLSCCGEECVSC, from the coding sequence ATGATCAAAGCCTTCGCTGAAACACAAGATGCTGGGCAACACACATTGGATGTGGTCGTCGTCGGTGGCGGGGCGGCCGGTATCGGCGTCGCCGTCGCACTGATGCACGCCGGCGTGAAAAACTTCGCCGTGCTTGAACGCGATACGGTCGGTGCTTCGTTTGCCGCTTGGCCGGCGGAGACTCGATTCATCACGCCGTCGTTTCCGACCAATTCGATCGGTATGCTGGACCTGAATTCGATCGCGGTCGGCGTTTCGCCCGCTTTCAGTTTGGAAGTGGAACACCCGACCGGCGAAGAGTACGCGTCACACCTGCGTGGTGTCGCACAGTTTTTCGAGCTTCCCGTTCGCGAGCAAACTGATGTATTGCGGGTCACCAAAGTCGGCGAAGACTTTCGCGTGGACACGCCCACCGAGACGCTTCGCGCGAAGCACGTCATTTGGGCCGCGGGTGAATTTCAATACCCTCGGCTGAACGGTTTCCCGGGCAGCGAATTCTGTCGACACACGGCAACCATCCCCAGTTATGAGGACTTGGACGGCGACGACTTCATCGTCATCGGTGGCTACGAAAGTGGTGTCGACGCGGCCTATCACCTCGCTTGCTGTGACAAACGTGTTCGGCTGTTCGATAAAGCGTGTCCGTGGAAAGACGAGAGCTCCGACCCCAGCATTGCGCTGTCGACGTATTCGCTGGAACGGATGCGTGAAGATTGGTTCGAACAATTCGTCGAACTCTTTCCGCACACGCCCATCGCCTCGGTCAAGAAATACGAGGACGGCTTTGAAGTCAAGGCCCTGGACGGCCGCTGGTTTCCGACGTCCACACCGCCGTTGCTGGCCGGCGGATTCGAAGGCAGTCACCAGTTGGTCGCTGACCTGTTCAAGCAACGCGATGACGGCTTTCCCAAACTGAACGAGAACGACGAATCGACGGTGACACCTGGGTTGTTTTTGTGTGGACCCGCGGTCCGTCACGACAACCACGTTTTCTGTTTCATTTACAAATACCGTCAGCGATTTGCGGTCGTTGCCAAAGCTATCGCGACTTCCTTGGGCTTGCCCGCGGAGGAACTGGAATCCTATCGCAAGTGGGGCATGTACCTGGATGACCTGTCGTGCTGTGGCGAGGAATGCGTTTCATGTTGA
- a CDS encoding GTP-binding protein translates to MSKTRKLPVTVLSGFLGAGKTTLLDPMSIRCALFRRRVDRNHGTEHFHSTKLA, encoded by the coding sequence ATGAGCAAAACTCGCAAATTGCCCGTCACCGTGCTGTCCGGTTTCCTTGGCGCCGGAAAGACGACGCTGCTTGACCCCATGTCGATTCGGTGTGCTCTGTTCCGTCGTCGTGTTGATCGAAACCACGGGACCGAACATTTCCATTCCACCAAGCTCGCTTGA
- a CDS encoding FmdB family zinc ribbon protein, producing MAFTQKDDLMPIYVYETLSGNEQEKPLRFEIMQSMADEPLTRHPETGQPVRRVIAGGYSLPVSSKKGGCCSSGCSCG from the coding sequence ATGGCGTTCACTCAAAAGGATGATTTGATGCCGATTTATGTCTATGAGACTCTTTCAGGCAACGAGCAAGAGAAGCCGTTGCGTTTCGAAATCATGCAGTCCATGGCTGATGAACCGTTGACCCGGCATCCTGAAACGGGCCAACCCGTTCGCCGCGTCATTGCGGGCGGGTATTCTTTGCCGGTTTCATCCAAGAAAGGCGGTTGCTGTTCGTCCGGTTGCTCGTGTGGCTGA
- a CDS encoding CobW family GTP-binding protein yields MPAKQFSRIPTNVIIGFLGSGKTTAIAKLVDKRPAGQRWSILINEFGKVSIDHALVNSSLDGVAVEELGGGCACCTLAFVFKPLLAQFIRRTKPDRLILEPSGVSHPANVIDILRSPNFATAIDLRNIICLIDPKDFDDVRWRETAVFQDQVQLADIVILNWTDSRDRELIDRCRTWIESFRPPKQLILETSFGEIDSELLDRQFDTLYFPMFADAHRSPEDDSTSAAELHPVSDPDHHDHDHIAEEAAPPQPAPGRPVRFQNSDADYDACGWIFHVDDIFDRDELLDLLGYVHPIVRLKGVFRCDDDWWTINRAKDGTSYAPSAYRRDSRLEIILDRKTPGWDDFEAKLLDCLRPAGD; encoded by the coding sequence GTGCCGGCAAAACAATTCAGTCGAATCCCCACCAACGTGATCATCGGGTTTCTTGGTTCCGGGAAAACAACGGCCATTGCAAAGCTGGTCGATAAGCGGCCGGCGGGCCAGCGCTGGTCGATCCTGATCAACGAATTTGGAAAGGTTTCGATCGATCACGCGCTGGTGAATTCCAGCCTGGACGGCGTCGCAGTGGAAGAATTGGGCGGCGGTTGCGCCTGTTGCACCCTGGCGTTCGTCTTCAAACCATTGCTTGCACAATTCATCCGCCGGACCAAACCCGATCGATTGATCTTGGAACCTTCCGGCGTCAGCCATCCGGCCAATGTGATCGATATTCTTCGCAGCCCCAATTTCGCCACCGCGATCGATCTTCGAAACATCATCTGTTTGATCGATCCCAAAGATTTTGATGATGTTCGATGGCGGGAAACCGCAGTGTTCCAAGATCAAGTGCAGTTGGCGGACATTGTCATATTGAATTGGACCGACAGCCGTGACCGAGAGTTGATCGATCGCTGTCGCACGTGGATCGAGAGCTTTCGTCCGCCAAAGCAGCTGATCTTGGAAACCAGTTTCGGCGAAATCGATTCAGAACTATTGGACCGACAATTCGACACCCTTTATTTCCCGATGTTCGCCGACGCCCATCGGTCACCCGAGGATGACAGCACGTCGGCCGCCGAGCTTCATCCGGTTTCCGATCCCGATCATCACGACCACGATCACATCGCAGAAGAAGCAGCCCCGCCCCAACCGGCACCGGGACGCCCCGTCCGGTTCCAAAACAGTGATGCCGACTACGACGCGTGCGGATGGATCTTTCACGTCGATGACATCTTCGATCGTGACGAATTGTTGGACTTACTCGGCTACGTTCATCCCATCGTGCGACTCAAAGGCGTCTTCCGGTGCGACGACGACTGGTGGACCATCAACCGTGCAAAAGACGGCACCAGTTATGCGCCGTCGGCCTACCGCCGTGACAGTCGCCTGGAGATCATCCTGGATCGGAAGACTCCCGGCTGGGATGACTTCGAAGCCAAGCTTTTGGATTGCCTGCGCCCGGCCGGCGACTGA
- the zigA gene encoding zinc metallochaperone GTPase ZigA, which yields MSDTPKRLPVTVLSGFLGAGKTTLLNHVLANRKGMRVAVIVNDMSEVNIDAALVRDGGADLSRTDEQLVEMSNGCICCTLREDLLIEVSRLAREGRFDYLLIESTGISEPMPVAETFTFEDEDGNSLSSVAELDTMVTVVDAGNFFKDFGSWDDLSDRRLGVSEDDQRNIVDLLVDQIEFANVIIINKIDLLSAYDVEQLEQVIRRLNPNAKILRSRESRVPLEEVMGTGRFELSEAESSPGWLEVPRGQEQTETEEYGISHFVYRHDRPFHPQRLSTAMNEGFGSGQPLDGVLRSKGLMWIASRNDWAYDWSHAGCSIRMDPAGYWWAAAPADEWPEEEEIIAEIKAKIVGAYGDRHQELVFIGHAMDQNRIIEALDECLLDDDEFAQGPEAWAEYDDPFPQIELQTDDEESLETCGE from the coding sequence ATGAGCGATACGCCAAAACGTTTGCCCGTGACCGTTTTGTCGGGATTCTTGGGTGCCGGAAAGACGACGTTGTTGAATCATGTATTGGCCAACCGCAAGGGGATGCGAGTGGCCGTGATCGTCAACGACATGAGCGAAGTCAACATCGACGCGGCACTCGTGCGCGATGGCGGCGCTGACTTGTCACGAACCGATGAGCAGTTGGTGGAAATGAGCAACGGCTGCATTTGCTGCACGCTGCGAGAGGACTTGTTGATCGAGGTGTCTCGGTTGGCTCGGGAAGGCCGGTTCGATTACCTGTTGATCGAATCGACCGGCATCAGTGAACCCATGCCCGTGGCCGAGACCTTTACCTTTGAAGACGAAGACGGCAACAGTTTGTCCAGCGTTGCGGAATTGGACACGATGGTCACCGTGGTCGATGCCGGCAACTTCTTCAAAGACTTTGGGTCTTGGGATGACTTGTCCGACCGGCGTCTCGGGGTCAGCGAAGACGACCAGCGAAACATCGTCGACCTGTTGGTCGACCAGATCGAGTTTGCCAACGTCATCATCATCAACAAAATCGATCTGCTGTCGGCTTATGACGTCGAACAGTTGGAACAAGTCATTCGCCGATTGAACCCGAACGCAAAAATCCTGCGTTCTCGAGAGAGTCGTGTGCCGCTGGAAGAAGTGATGGGAACGGGTCGCTTTGAACTTAGCGAAGCGGAATCATCGCCTGGCTGGCTGGAAGTTCCTCGGGGTCAAGAACAAACCGAAACCGAAGAATACGGCATCAGCCATTTTGTCTATCGACACGACCGACCATTCCATCCCCAGCGTCTATCCACAGCGATGAACGAAGGATTCGGGTCGGGGCAACCGCTGGACGGCGTGCTGCGAAGCAAAGGCTTGATGTGGATCGCGTCCCGAAACGATTGGGCATACGACTGGTCTCATGCCGGTTGTTCGATCCGCATGGATCCCGCCGGGTATTGGTGGGCCGCGGCACCGGCCGACGAGTGGCCGGAAGAAGAAGAAATCATTGCGGAAATCAAGGCAAAGATCGTCGGCGCCTACGGGGATCGCCATCAAGAACTGGTCTTTATCGGTCATGCGATGGACCAGAATCGCATCATCGAGGCCCTGGACGAGTGCTTGCTTGACGACGACGAATTCGCCCAGGGTCCCGAAGCTTGGGCCGAGTATGACGATCCGTTTCCGCAGATCGAATTACAGACCGACGACGAAGAATCCTTGGAGACCTGCGGTGAGTAG
- a CDS encoding thioredoxin family protein has translation MVFTRLAPKKLALLIACGCLLMAGCNRQHPTAATENSGDRDLPVVSGSRLEQYIRDSTQPVLVEFGVDYNCPRCAQTKGDVVRLRESLDGHVDVVRVDFNANVQTVAALGGTICPTYVLFDRGEPVLTESFPVAIDLLEGQILRQTDGPIH, from the coding sequence ATGGTTTTCACAAGATTGGCACCGAAGAAACTTGCCTTGCTGATTGCATGCGGTTGCCTGCTGATGGCCGGATGCAATCGCCAGCACCCAACGGCGGCAACAGAAAACTCCGGCGATCGTGACCTGCCGGTCGTCAGTGGAAGTCGCTTGGAACAATACATACGCGACAGCACGCAACCCGTTCTGGTTGAATTCGGTGTCGATTACAATTGCCCACGGTGTGCACAAACCAAAGGTGATGTGGTGCGTCTGCGAGAATCGTTGGATGGGCACGTCGATGTGGTCCGCGTTGATTTCAATGCCAACGTTCAAACCGTGGCAGCGCTGGGCGGAACGATTTGCCCAACTTATGTCCTGTTCGATCGCGGCGAACCCGTGTTGACGGAAAGCTTTCCGGTGGCAATCGACCTGTTGGAGGGACAGATCCTGCGGCAAACCGATGGCCCCATCCATTAG